Proteins found in one Neodiprion lecontei isolate iyNeoLeco1 chromosome 6, iyNeoLeco1.1, whole genome shotgun sequence genomic segment:
- the LOC107224597 gene encoding odorant receptor 43a-like has translation MPMDYKMRPSFWDYFWAAKLILQVAGILPIGEPSSWWKSILSEILVASPLMYGSYVLIQPLNYILFKSDNMDELLEAVIVVITVSGGQLRSILISIHRRKIIRLFTIAKKLWDESVTEYDELILTWAERARFFCTIYFWATQVSSTLFILTSVVKQLSLAPNSTISHYPFGFEESVTPSPQYEIKYALQIISGYLGMMFVAASDMAVTLLVLNLCGQLALIQSWLQDISKKELIEPRRRTDGSVEIELRKCIHRHQVVMNFCAELEEIVNCINLVQIVGGMYTMAISGARLAKNLKSYRFSGPLIVSIIGLYFSCWPADNLSFESAKVAHAVYGVPWYSFSPIEKSLVAIMLVRSQRSVKLTAGKFVALSLETFSSILSSGISCCMILLSF, from the exons ATGCCCATGGACTATAAAATGCGGCCATCTTTTTGGGATTATTTTTGGGCAGCAAAATTGATTCTTCAAGTCGCAGGCATTCTTCCCATCGGCGAACCCTCATCTTGGTGGAAATCAATTCTCTCCGAAATTCTTGTAGCCTCTCCACTGATGTATGGCTCATATGTACTGATACAACCACTGAATTACATTCTCTTTAAG AGTGACAACATGGACGAATTGCTCGAAGCCGTGATAGTCGTGATCACCGTTTCAGGCGGACAATTGAGATCAATTCTCATATCCATTCATCGCCGCAAGATCATCCGACTGTTTACCATTGCCAAAAAGTTGTGGGACGAGTCTGTTACGGAATACGACGAATTAATTTTGACCTGGGCTGAACGGGCGAGATTTTTCTGCACTATTTACTTCTGGGCTACACAGGTTTCGTCGACCCTGTTCATCTTGACTTCGGTAGTGAAACAGCTATCGTTAGCCCCGAATTCAACGATCAGCCACTACCCCTTCGGATTTGAAGAAAGTGTCACGCCAAGCCCGCAGTACGAGATCAAATACGCACTTCAGATCATCAGCGGATACCTTGGAATGATGTTCGTAGCTGCATCAGACATGGCTGTGACGCTTTTGGTTCTAAATCTCTGCGGTCAACTTGCGCTCATCCAGAGCTGGCTTCAGGACATTTCGAAGAAGGAATTAATTGAGCCGAGACGAAGAACCGACGGCAGTGTTGAGATAGAGTTGAGAAAATGCATTCACCGTCATCAGGTCGTAATGAA TTTCTGCGCCGAGTTAGAAGAAATAGTCAATTGCATAAACTTGGTGCAAATCGTTGGCGGGATGTATACAATGGCAATATCAGGCGCAAGATTGGCGAAg AATCTGAAATCGTACCGGTTCTCAGGACCACTTATAGTTTCAATCATTGGACTTTACTTCTCATGTTGGCCAGCGGATAATCTCTCTTTCGAA AGCGCCAAGGTGGCACACGCAGTTTATGGAGTTCCATGGTACAGCTTTTCACCTATTGAGAAATCCCTTGTTGCGATAATGCTGGTGCGATCTCAACGTTCCGTTAAACTCACCGCTGGAAAATTCGTCGCATTGTCATTGGAGACTTTTTCCTCT attttatCCAGCGGTATATCCTGCTGCATGATTTTGCTTAGCTTCTAA
- the LOC124295194 gene encoding uncharacterized protein LOC124295194 yields MNGCDDVHSLLKPKFRKEALWSEDDICKLVRLYKNSPCLWRKDIPAYADNIARHRAYRSIHQSLNMPRVTFTDVMMKIRETRRLYLNELIKSVTGQVSGCMHKPEQTWFTVMHEFLHRYLDYDESAELHDAICSMGWNVGLNDYKRILKSLNLDNLSPPSAGDPRSEEHCSNSKDVRKDKSPYSVSEEECLRTNWLPQSKDETFSPSCSPTSISRHRNTAVSLLDKTTCRSSRVEHRSPLMSWINSARNKDSPLSDYCSENSASNLSKSGVQFSLYSDSLLSEKSSSTTVCETWADYTCIPEKKLTSCGVQWNSLESKVILIGR; encoded by the exons atgaatggGTGTGATGATGTTCACTCTTTGCTGAAACCGAAATTTCGCAAGGAAGCGCTATGGTCGGAAGACGACATCTGCAAACTTGTtcgattgtataaaaattcaccATGTCTATGGAGGAAAGATATACCTGCCTATGCAGACAATATTGCGCGACATCGCGCGTATCGAAGTATACaccaaagtttgaatatgCCACGTGTTACATTCACCGATGTTATGATGAAGATTCGAGAAACTCGGCGTCTATATCTTAACGAGCTGATAAAATCGGTTACCGGACAAGTTTCCGGATGTATGCACAAACCGGAACAGACCTGGTTCACCGTCATGCACGAGTTTCTTCATCGATACTTGGACTACGATGAATCTGCTGAGTTACAC GATGCGATTTGTAGCATGGGCTGGAACGTCGGTCTCAATGATTACAAGCGCATACTTAAAAGTCTTAATTTAGACAATTTGAGTCCACCATCCGCAGGAGACCCGAGAAGCGAAGAGCATTGCTCAAACAGCAAGGATGTGCGTAAAGACAAAAGTCCTTACTCCGTGTCGGAAGAGGAATGCCTCCGTACAAATTGGCTTCCACAATCCAAGGACGAAACTTTTAGTCCATCATGTTCGCCTACCTCAATATCACGTCATCGCAATACTGCCGTTTCTCTGCTAGATAAAACCACGTGCAGGTCTTCGCGAGTAGAACATCGCTCGCCTCTGATGTCGTGGATTAATTCTGCGCGAAACAAGGATTCCCCGTTGTCCGATTATTGTTCGGAAAATAGTGCTTCAAACCTGTCAAAGTCAGGTGTTCAGTTCAGTTTGTACAGCGATTCTTTACTCTCTGAAAAATCCTCTTCAACGACTGTTTGTGAGACATGGGCGGATTACACTTGCATTCCTGAAAAAAAGCTTACTTCGTGTGGAGTGCAGTGGAATAGTTTGGAAAGTAAGGTGATATTAATCGGTAGATAG
- the LOC107224601 gene encoding ADP-ribose glycohydrolase ARH3 codes for MGKMDSLLLKSKFRGSLLGALMGDCLGSAYEGDELFSAGMKLVIQKSFDKLQGPHFKAPVIQFTDDSAMTRAVAESLIECTGFDQTHMAKKFVKSYYLEPNRGYGAGVTTVFHKLRNNKFVDVLGPAREQFNGEGSLGNGGAMRVAPIALFYYKNSELMVDTARKQSHITHTHKTGVDGAILQAIAIQQSLLLDPKEELDTCKFTDNLINEMDKIEIDEEGLGLVDPSPYKTQLKLLRNLICEDGDGPHDEKVVHQLGNDVSALHSVPTAIYCFLKAQKPIPAIQTENPLRRTVQYAISLGGDTDTIGSMAGAIAGAFYGEEMIRPEILKHCETSDKFRELADQLFHLATA; via the exons ATGGGTAAAATGGATTCATTGTTGTTGAAAAGCAAATTTCGAGGCTCCTTGCTCGGCGCGTTGATGGGTGATTGCCTCGGCTCCGCTTACGAAGGGGACGAACTATTTAGCGCTGGTATGAAGCTGGTCATTCAAAAGTCTTTCGACAAGCTGCAAGGGCCGCATTTTAAAG CGCCTGTTATTCAATTCACTGACGATTCTGCAATGACTCGAGCCGTTGCCGAATCTCTGATCGAGTGCACAGGATTCGACCAGACACACATGGCCAAGAAGTTTGTCAAGTCTTACTACCTGGAACCCAACCGAGGCTATGGAGCTGGTGTAACCACG GTATTTCATAAACTTCGAAACAACAAGTTCGTTGATGTACTAGGGCCTGCGAGGGAGCAGTTCAACGGCGAAGGTTCCTTGGGTAATGGTGGCGCGATGAGAGTCGCTCCAATTGCTCTTTTCTACTACAAGAATTCTGAGCTCATGGTTGATACAGCCAGGAAACAGTCCCATATCACTCATACGCACAAAACTGGAGTCGACGGAGCAATACTTCag GCGATTGCTATTCAACAAAGCCTCTTATTAGATCCTAAAGAAGAATTGGATACCTGCAAGTTTACTGACAACTTAATTAATGAAATggacaaaattgaaattgatgaagAAGG ATTAGGTTTGGTTGACCCATCTCCTTACAAAACTCAATTGAAGTTACTGAGGAATCTAATCTGCGAAGACGGGGATGGGCCTCATGATGAAAAAGTAGTTCATCAGTTGGGAAACGATGTATCGGCACTTCATTCTGTGCCTACAGCAATTTATTGCTTTCTCAAAGCTCAGAAACCCATACCAGCCATACAGACGGAAAATCCACTGAGAAGAACAGTTCAATATGCT ATCAGTCTAGGCGGCGATACGGATACGATCGGCAGCATGGCTGGCGCTATTGCGGGCGCCTTTTACGGGGAGGAGATGATTCGTCCAGAGATTTTAAAACACTGTGAGACTTCTGACAAGTTCAGGGAACTTGCTGATCAACTCTTCCACCTGGCCACCGCTTGA
- the LOC124294948 gene encoding odorant receptor 49a-like, translating to MSGQTAFWDHFWLAKFLLQFAGILPIGGSSALWKSVLTEFLATLPLWASFYLLIPEVQYICCQNPSVDGLLEALVIISAVLTGQFRSVFVMVYRHRIMSLFLICETMWEEADLADRKIMLPWVKLGKIISTVFFYGANCVVAMHILNTVVKQISAPANSTTKFYPFIPEEDSTPSPQYEIKYTLQTIITYIGVSYIAACDMTGTILSFNMCGHFAVVRSWLLELSKENFDVADGNTNASFQEGLKKCIRRHQIVLELCAELEDVNQYNYIIQIVTEMYIMAISAAEFTKLQNFGSLQHLITFLLAINGLFFSCWPADTLSVESSNIAQVVYGVPWYQGSRSERIMVAVMLARSQRPATLSAAKFVGLSLETFSSITSSGISLCMLLSSF from the exons ATGTCGGGGCAAACAGCTTTCTGGGATCATTTTTGGCTGGCCAAGTTCTTGTTGCAATTCGCTGGCATTCTTCCCATCGGTGGATCATCCGCTTTGTGGAAGTCAGTTCTGACCGAGTTTCTAGCAACGTTACCACTGTGGGCCAGCTTCTATCTGCTCATCCCAGAAGTACAATACATATGTTGTCAA AATCCCAGCGTAGATGGTTTGCTCGAAGCTTTGGTAATTATATCCGCCGTTTTGACAGGACAATTCAGATCGGTTTTCGTTATGGTGTATCGTCATAGAATCATGAGCTTGTTTTTAATCTGTGAGACGATGTGGGAAGAGGCCGACCTCGCAGATCGTAAAATAATGTTGCCTTGGGTCAAGCTGGGCAAAATCATTAGTACCGTTTTCTTTTATGGTGCTAATTGTGTGGTTGCCATGCACATTCTGAATACGGTAGTAAAGCAGATTTCGGCTCCTGCTAATTCAACCACAAAATTTTATCCGTTTATCCCCGAAGAGGATTCTACTCCTAGTCCGCAGTACGAAATCAAGTACACGCTTCAGACTATCATCACTTACATCGGAGTTTCGTACATTGCTGCTTGTGATATGACTGGGACTATACTAAGTTTCAACATGTGTGGACACTTCGCTGTCGTTCGTAGTTGGCTTTTGGAGCtgtcgaaagaaaattttgatgtAGCGGATGGAAATACGAATGCTAGTTTTCAGGaggggttgaaaaaatgtattcgtCGTCATCAAATCGTATTGGA GCTCTGCGCTGAGCTGGAAGATGTCAATCAATACAACTATATTATACAAATCGTCACTGAGATGTACATAATGGCCATTTCAGCAGCTGAATTTACAAAG TTGCAGAATTTCGGGTCATTGCAGCACCTTATAACATTTCTACTGGCAATCAATggacttttcttttcttgctGGCCTGCGGATACTCTCTCAGTCGAG AGCAGTAACATCGCTCAGGTTGTTTACGGGGTTCCATGGTATCAAGGATCACGTTCCGAGAGAATTATGGTTGCCGTTATGCTGGCAAGATCCCAACGGCCGGCAACATTGAGCGCCGCGAAATTCGTCGGGTTATCCTTGGAAACTTTTTCCTCT aTAACATCCAGTGGCATATCTTTGTGCATGCTCTTAAGCAGCTTCTAA
- the LOC124294968 gene encoding odorant receptor 49b-like — protein MWDHSVPADRKIISTWIIWAKFISTVYFLAANCVVTVFIMTTTLQQRSSPKNSTTKFYPFTPQEDSTPSPRYEIKYAVQVICCFCSMSYIAACDMTGTILSFNICGQLAVIRSWLEELAKGKLDPTGKKTDESLQEGLKKCIRRHQLVLDLCAELEDVNQYNYLIQLVTEMYIMAISAAQLTKLQNFGSLRHLITVLLAINGLFFSCWPAETLSVESRNIATAIYEVPWDDASLSVRAVIIIMLGRSQRPATLSAGKFLPLSLEAFSSITSSGISFCMVLSSF, from the exons ATGTGGGACCATTCCGTTCCCGCAGATCGCAAAATAATTTCGACCTGGATCATATGGGCTAAATTTATAAGCACGGTGTATTTTCTTGCCGCAAATTGTGTGGTAACGGTGTTCATCATGACGACGACGCTCCAACAGCGCTCATCTCCTAAAAATTCCACAACGAAATTTTATCCGTTCACACCTCAAGAGGATTCGACTCCGAGTCCACGGTATGAAATCAAGTACGCTGTTCAGGTGATATGCTGTTTTTGCAGCATGTCGTACATCGCTGCTTGCGACATGACTGGGACCATATTGAGTTTCAACATATGCGGACAATTGGCCGTCATTAGAAGCTGGCTCGAAGAGCTTGCAAAGGGAAAGCTCGATCCAACGGGTAAAAAGACCGACGAAAGTCTCCAAGAGGGGTTGAAGAAGTGCATCCGTCGCCATCAACTTGTATTGGA CCTCTGTGCCGAGCTTGAAGACGTAAATCAATATAATTATCTGATACAACTCGTCACTGAGATGTACATAATGGCAATTTCGGCAGCGCAGCTGACTAAG TTACAGAATTTCGGGTCCTTGCGGCATCTTATAACAGTCCTGTTGGCAATCAatggactttttttttcttgttggCCAGCGGAAACTCTTTCTGTAGAG AGTCGCAATATAGCGACGGCGATTTACGAGGTCCCATGGGACGATGCCTCACTCTCCGTAAGAGCTGTGATCATCATTATGCTGGGGCGATCTCAGCGTCCTGCAACGCTGAGCGCAGGGAAATTTCTACCGTTGTCCTTGGAAGCTTTTTCTTCT ATAACATCGAGTGGCATATCCTTTTGCATGGTCTTAAGCAGTTTCTGA
- the LOC107224598 gene encoding odorant receptor 49b-like produces the protein MSGHGSFWGHFWLAKLFLQFAGLLPIGGSSCLWKSFLNQFLATLPLWTSFYILIPEFKYIFFQSPDIDSFLEAVLITISVLTYQLRSIFVVVYRHRITRLFLVCETMWNQAVPADYSVIFIWAKRAKRISTIYFCGAYCSVITFAVTSAVKQLSSAENSTTKYYPFAPEEDSTPTPQYQIKFATQVLISYIGIAYIAACDMTGTILALNICGQLALIRSWLADVSGENVCTRDRKTDQNLQNVLMKCARRHQIVLDFCAELGDVIRYNYLIQIVTEMYIMAVSGARLSQGSGSVQHLSTLLLAINGLLFSCWPADTLSCQSTEIAQAAYEVPWHRGSSREKTMVAVMIARSQRPATLSAGNFIKLSLQTFSSITSNGLSFCMVLLNI, from the exons ATGTCCGGCCATGGATCTTTTTGGGGTCATTTTTGGTTGGCGAAACTCTTCCTGCAATTCGCTGGTCTCCTTCCCATCGGTGGATCGTCTTGTTTATGGAAATCTTTTCTGAACCAATTTTTAGCAACTTTACCATTATGGACCAGCTTCTACATACTGATCCCGGAAttcaaatacatattttttcag AGTCCCGACATCGACAGTTTTCTGGAAGCAGTGCTGATCACAATATCGGTCTTAACGTACCAACTTAGATCAATCTTCGTTGTTGTATACCGCCACAGGATCACACGCTTGTTCTTGGTCTGCGAGACGATGTGGAACCAGGCAGTTCCAGCGGATTACAGTGTGATTTTTATCTGGGCTAAGCGTGCGAAACGCATAAGTACAATTTACTTTTGCGGTGCATACTGTTCGGTGATCACGTTCGCCGTGACGTCGGCGGTAAAGCAACTCTCATCTGCTGAAAATTCTACAACAAAATACTATCCGTTCGCCCCTGAAGAAGATTCCACTCCGACTCCACAATATCAGATTAAGTTTGCTACTCAGGTTCTGATCAGTTACATCGGAATAGCGTACATAGCTGCTTGCGACATGACTGGCACCATACTAGCACTTAACATTTGCGGACAACTGGCCCTCATCCGAAGCTGGCTCGCCGACGTTTCGGGAGAAAATGTGTGTACAAGGGACCGAAAAACCGACCAAAATCTGCAAAATGTGTTGATGAAATGTGCTCGTCGTCATCAAATCGTATTAGA CTTCTGTGCCGAGCTAGGAGATGTGATTCGATACAACTACCTGATACAAATCGTCACTGAGATGTACATCATGGCTGTTTCGGGAGCGAGGCTTTCACag GGCTCTGGATCGGTCCAACATCTTTCAACATTGCTCTTGGCGATTAATGGgcttttgttttcttgttgGCCAGCGGACACTCTCTCCTGTCAA AGCACTGAGATAGCGCAGGCAGCTTATGAGGTCCCCTGGCATCGCGGATCGTCTCGTGAGAAAACCATGGTAGCGGTTATGATAGCGCGATCTCAACGTCCTGCTACATTGAGCGCGGGAAATTTCATCAAGTTGTCTTTGCAGACGTTTTCCTCC ATCACGTCAAACGGCCTATCCTTTTGCATGGTCTTGCTGAATATCTGA